In Corallococcus macrosporus, the following are encoded in one genomic region:
- a CDS encoding TetR/AcrR family transcriptional regulator, whose protein sequence is MTQKTEQKQKSHDAILASAATLLLERGIQASSIMDVMKGAGLTVGGFYGHFDSKEHLFTETLRGTARTVWNALLKKAKEDAPDAPALKVLQRYLSRQHRDAVTPTCPLPSIAAEVSRAGEPYRGALEAELQEFVQSYAELLPLGARRREKALAAIALMYGALSLSRAVRGTKLGDEFLDAAKKLGAELLTGDRA, encoded by the coding sequence ATGACCCAGAAGACGGAGCAGAAGCAGAAGTCGCACGACGCCATCCTCGCGTCCGCCGCCACGTTGCTCCTGGAACGTGGCATCCAGGCGAGCTCCATCATGGACGTGATGAAGGGCGCCGGGCTCACGGTGGGCGGCTTCTACGGGCACTTCGACTCGAAGGAGCACCTGTTCACGGAGACCCTCCGGGGCACCGCGCGCACGGTGTGGAACGCGCTCCTGAAGAAGGCGAAGGAGGACGCGCCGGACGCGCCCGCGCTGAAGGTCCTGCAGCGCTACCTGTCGCGCCAGCACCGCGACGCCGTCACGCCCACGTGTCCTTTGCCCAGCATCGCCGCGGAGGTGTCGCGCGCGGGGGAGCCCTACCGGGGCGCGCTGGAGGCGGAGCTCCAGGAGTTCGTCCAGTCGTACGCGGAGCTGCTGCCCTTGGGGGCGCGGCGCCGGGAGAAGGCGCTGGCCGCCATCGCGCTCATGTACGGCGCGCTGTCGCTGTCGCGCGCGGTGCGCGGCACGAAGCTGGGAGACGAGTTCCTGGACGCGGCGAAGAAGCTGGGCGCGGAGCTGCTGACCGGCGACCGCGCATGA
- a CDS encoding toxin-antitoxin system YwqK family antitoxin produces the protein MRAPSVMRLLVLSVPLFSAPAWAIERCSFQGKPINLDNGSSTAKLTGTVRCVDEDTKKETHTVAFKNGQQDGWEVRRWSDGRAVEQEYKAGKRHGGFKRYEDGRLVETSHYVDDNEQGESLRYHPNGKVSRRVDRQPDDAKSTYADYDEEGRLTKAGCGLRSSWEAGLKDCVWKGPSPLVFFHPNGQKRAVIQLKDGRREGVTELFDKDGQRTATNAFSAGVLHGVSTRYSAGKALSSTTWAQGERDGDETEFFSDGGKKQVVTWKGRQQVKRVEYFQNGERKHELVVTGERAVESFFEDDGSLRERRNLIKGEFHNGFDSDGVTETFLPDGGPESREHYVKGKAEGRRQVWAENGTLIEDSQWVKGRVTERKRWEPDGGLVEDEAFYEDGSRKKKK, from the coding sequence ATGCGTGCGCCTTCCGTGATGCGTCTCCTCGTGCTGTCCGTGCCCCTGTTCTCCGCGCCCGCGTGGGCCATCGAGCGCTGCTCGTTCCAGGGCAAGCCCATCAACCTGGACAACGGCAGCTCCACCGCGAAGCTCACCGGCACCGTGCGCTGCGTGGACGAGGACACGAAGAAGGAGACGCACACCGTCGCGTTCAAGAACGGCCAGCAGGACGGCTGGGAGGTGCGCCGCTGGTCCGACGGCCGCGCCGTGGAGCAGGAGTACAAGGCCGGCAAGCGCCACGGCGGCTTCAAGCGCTACGAGGACGGCCGGCTGGTGGAGACCAGCCATTACGTGGACGACAACGAGCAGGGCGAGTCGCTGCGCTACCACCCCAACGGCAAGGTGTCCCGGCGCGTGGACCGTCAGCCGGACGACGCGAAGAGCACCTACGCGGACTACGACGAGGAGGGGCGGCTCACCAAGGCGGGTTGCGGCCTGCGCTCCTCCTGGGAGGCGGGCCTCAAGGACTGCGTCTGGAAGGGGCCCTCGCCGCTCGTGTTCTTCCACCCGAACGGACAGAAGCGCGCCGTCATCCAGTTGAAGGACGGGCGGCGCGAAGGCGTGACGGAGCTCTTCGACAAGGACGGGCAGCGCACCGCGACGAACGCGTTCTCCGCGGGCGTGCTCCACGGCGTGAGCACGCGGTACTCCGCCGGCAAGGCCCTCAGCTCCACGACCTGGGCCCAGGGCGAGCGGGACGGCGACGAGACGGAGTTCTTCAGCGACGGCGGCAAGAAGCAGGTCGTCACCTGGAAGGGCCGCCAGCAGGTGAAGCGCGTGGAGTACTTCCAGAACGGCGAGCGCAAGCATGAGCTCGTGGTGACGGGCGAGCGCGCGGTGGAGTCCTTCTTCGAGGACGACGGCTCCCTGCGCGAGCGGCGCAACCTGATTAAAGGCGAGTTCCACAACGGCTTCGACTCCGATGGCGTCACGGAGACCTTCCTCCCGGACGGCGGACCGGAGAGCCGCGAGCACTACGTGAAGGGCAAGGCCGAAGGCCGCCGCCAGGTGTGGGCGGAGAACGGCACCCTCATCGAGGACTCGCAGTGGGTGAAGGGCCGCGTCACCGAGCGCAAGCGCTGGGAACCCGACGGCGGGCTGGTGGAGGACGAGGCCTTCTACGAGGACGGCTCGCGCAAGAAGAAGAAGTAG